The following nucleotide sequence is from Thermodesulfobacteriota bacterium.
GAGCGGGGGTGGGACAGGGGGACTTCGGCTTCGGCGTGGACTTCCAGGACTTCTTCAGCGACGTCTTCTCGGAGTTCTTTGGTGGAGGGGGGGGGGGGAGAGGGAGAGGACGCCCCCGCGCCGAGCGCGGCAGGGACCTGCGCTACGACATGGAGATAGAGTTCGAGGAGGCCGCATTCGGCACGGACCGGAAGATAAAGATACCCAGGACCGTACAGTGCTCGGCGTGCAGCGGAAGCGGCGCGAAGCCGGGCACCATGCCGACCACGTGCGTCACCTGCGGGGGGAGCGGACAGATGAAGCTCCAGCAGGGGTTCCTTAGCATATCCAGGCCGTGTTCGAGCTGCGGTGGGGCGGGGAGCGTGATCGAAAGCCCGTGCGGCGAATGCGCCGGCAGCGGACATATAAAGACGGCCAGCACGCTTACGGTAAAGATACCCCACGGCGTGGACACCGGCTCCAGACTGAGGATCGCGGGCGAAGGGGAGCACGGGACCCTCGGCGGCCCCGCCGGAGACCTCTATATTTTCATCTCCGTAAAACCGCATCCCATCTTCACGAGACAACAGGACGACGTAGTGTGCGAGGTTCCCATAAGCTTCCCCCAGGCCGCCCTCGGCTCGGAGATAGAGGCCCCCACGATCGAGGGGCCGGTAAAGCTGAAGGTCCCCGCCGGCACGCAGACGGGTAAGAGCTTCCGCCTGAGGGGCAAGGGTATCGCCTCGTCGGCGACCGGCAGGCGCGGCGACCAGCACGTAATAGTCAATATCGAGACCCCGTCCAAACTTAACTCACGGCAGAAAGAGCTCCTGAGGGAGTTCGCGAAGCTCGGCGGGGACGAGACAATGCCTAACAAAAAAAACTTCCTTGAGAAGGTGAGAGAGCTCTTCGAGTGAAGCGGGCAGCCGCCATAGCGCTGGCGATTTTCTTCTCTTCCGCCTCCCCCTCCTCCCCCTCGGCCGGGGGTTTTTGGACGAACGGCCCGCTCGGGGGCTTATGGCCGGACGGGGCCGCCGAGGAGCTTCTTGCCGGAATAATCGAAGGGCTGGAGCGCGACGGCGCCACGGACGACGGCGTGGAGAGGCTTCAAGAGTTCATCGAGGACTACCCGAGGGCGGACGTGACCGACGAGGCCCTCATAACGCTCGGGCGCATCTACATGGAGAGAAGGGAGTTCGAGGAAGCGCTCGGCCGTTACCAGAGGCTGCTCGAAAAGTTCCCCGCAAGCGCCTTCAAGGGCGAGGCGCTCTACGGCTTCGGATACTGCCAGTACCGGGCCGGGCGGCTGCGCGAGGCCAGGACGGCGCTCGACTCGGCCGTCTCCTACCCCGGAGCCTCCCTGGCGCTCAGGGCCAGGGCCCGGATTCTTTTGGAGATGCTCGCCTCCCCCACCCACCTCCCGGAGGAAGACGGGTCGCCGGAAAGCAAATCGCGAGATACGGCCATAGGGGTGCTGCTCCCGCTGAAGGGGAACTACTCGAAGTTCGGAGAAGAGGCGCTCAAGGGGGTGCTCCTGGCCGCAAACCTCTTCGGAGAGAGGGGAGAAGGGACGGGGTCGGTGGAGGTCGTCCTGCAGGATACGGGCTCGGAGTCCGCCTCCCCCAACAGGGCCCTGGGCGAGCTTTCCGCTAACTCGCGGGTGATGGGTGTCGTGGGACCGCTCCTGAGCAGGGCGGCGCAGAAGGTAGCCCGGAAAGCAGCGGAGGATAAGATCCCCCTCATCGTGCTTTCGCAGAAGGCAGGCATACCCGGGTTCGGCGACTATGTATTCCGGAACTCGCTGACCCCCGACCGCCAGGCCGTGGCCGTGGCGGCCTACGCCATCGAGACCCTGGAGGCCGAAAAATTCGCCATACTGTCGCCCAGAAACAGCTATGGCCGGGAGCTGGCGAGGCTCTTCAAGGAAGAGGTCCTCCGGCGCGGAGGCACGGTGGTGGGAGAGCTCTCTTACGCAACGGGCCAAAAAGACTTCGGCCGTGAATTCGAAACGCTCTTCGGTATAGAACAAAAGGTACGGATGGAGGGACGTAGGAGGGTGACCGAGTATACCTCCACCGTGGAGGTGGACGCCCTCTACATACCGGACTACCCGGAGACCATCGCTCAGATCGCGCCCTACCGCGCCTACTATAACGTAAAGGACGTACAGCTTCTGGGCTCCAACGGCTGGAACTCGCGAAAACTCATAGAGATCGCCGGCAGACACGTAGAGGGCGCGGTCTTCGCCGACGGCTTCTTCGCCGACAGCAACAGGGAAGGGACGGCGAAGTTCGTAAAAAGGTTCACCGAGGCATACGGCCACAAGCCCGGCATCCTGAGCGCCCAGGCATACGACGCCGCTATGGTACTCATATCGGCCGTCTCCGGAGACACCCGCTACCGGGACGAGGTACGGAATGCCCTGGCCGGGACCCGGTGGCCCGGCGGCGCCACCGGGGAGATGTCCTTCGACCCGGACGGGGAAACGGCAAAGGAGCTCTTTATCCTGACCGTCCGCAGGGGCAGCATTGTGGAGTTGCAGCGGCCGTAACAACGGAACAAATAGGGTTTACACAGGTATCTATTTCAGGTTATACTACAAAAGTTATGGAACAGACCAGACTGGAACAGTTCAGGGAACTCTTGAACTCCCGCCTCGAAGAGCTCTTAAGCGACGCGGAGAAGACCGTAAGCGGTATGAACAGGACCGACGAGGAGCACTTCCCCGACCCCACGGACAGGGCGGCCCACGAGACCGACAGGAACTTCACCTTACGGGTCAAGGACCGAGAGCGGAAGCTGCTGGCCAAAGTCAAAGAGGCGCTGGGGCGGATAGAGGAAGGGACCTACGGGATCTGCGAGCTCTGCGGCGAGGATATATCCGAGAAGAGGCTCAAGGCGAGGCCCGTTACCACCTATTGCGTGGAGTGCAAGAAGGAGGAAGAGGAGCAGGAAAAGCAACGGGGCCGCGCTTAAAAGGGCCTGCTGTTTCTCTCCCGCCGGCCGGATAAAGCAAAGCCGGAATCATTACTCTCCGCACTCCCCTGAGGTTACTGCCTGAGCTTACTGCCTGAGCTTACTGTATGATCCTCACCGTCACGTATCAGATAGAACCCTTTTCCCCATACGGATAAAACCATGCCTGAACTGAGAAAAGACCCGATTATCGGAAGGTGGGTGATAATATCCACCGAGCGGGGCAAGCGCCCCTCGGAGTTCGTAGTGACTCAACCGGCGACCAGGGGGGGGTTCTGCCCCTTCTGCCCCGGCAACGAGGGCAAGACCCCCCCGGAAATATCGGCCTACCGCAAGGACGAGAGCAAACCGAACACCTCCG
It contains:
- the dnaJ gene encoding molecular chaperone DnaJ, which produces MEDRDYYEILGVSREADDADIKRAYRKLAHQHHPDKKQGDKDAEERFKAINEAYAVLKDPEKRAQYDRFGRSGAGVGQGDFGFGVDFQDFFSDVFSEFFGGGGGGRGRGRPRAERGRDLRYDMEIEFEEAAFGTDRKIKIPRTVQCSACSGSGAKPGTMPTTCVTCGGSGQMKLQQGFLSISRPCSSCGGAGSVIESPCGECAGSGHIKTASTLTVKIPHGVDTGSRLRIAGEGEHGTLGGPAGDLYIFISVKPHPIFTRQQDDVVCEVPISFPQAALGSEIEAPTIEGPVKLKVPAGTQTGKSFRLRGKGIASSATGRRGDQHVIVNIETPSKLNSRQKELLREFAKLGGDETMPNKKNFLEKVRELFE
- a CDS encoding penicillin-binding protein activator, translated to MKRAAAIALAIFFSSASPSSPSAGGFWTNGPLGGLWPDGAAEELLAGIIEGLERDGATDDGVERLQEFIEDYPRADVTDEALITLGRIYMERREFEEALGRYQRLLEKFPASAFKGEALYGFGYCQYRAGRLREARTALDSAVSYPGASLALRARARILLEMLASPTHLPEEDGSPESKSRDTAIGVLLPLKGNYSKFGEEALKGVLLAANLFGERGEGTGSVEVVLQDTGSESASPNRALGELSANSRVMGVVGPLLSRAAQKVARKAAEDKIPLIVLSQKAGIPGFGDYVFRNSLTPDRQAVAVAAYAIETLEAEKFAILSPRNSYGRELARLFKEEVLRRGGTVVGELSYATGQKDFGREFETLFGIEQKVRMEGRRRVTEYTSTVEVDALYIPDYPETIAQIAPYRAYYNVKDVQLLGSNGWNSRKLIEIAGRHVEGAVFADGFFADSNREGTAKFVKRFTEAYGHKPGILSAQAYDAAMVLISAVSGDTRYRDEVRNALAGTRWPGGATGEMSFDPDGETAKELFILTVRRGSIVELQRP
- the dksA gene encoding RNA polymerase-binding protein DksA, producing the protein MEQTRLEQFRELLNSRLEELLSDAEKTVSGMNRTDEEHFPDPTDRAAHETDRNFTLRVKDRERKLLAKVKEALGRIEEGTYGICELCGEDISEKRLKARPVTTYCVECKKEEEEQEKQRGRA